From a single Vespa crabro chromosome 22, iyVesCrab1.2, whole genome shotgun sequence genomic region:
- the LOC124431713 gene encoding cytoplasmic dynein 2 intermediate chain 1 isoform X2, producing MSKKGTTKVETHGYSKSQKLSSRKKTNDEQQLELPQTSSSGYASGSSFKQKKPGFSQKEVSMNRQVSNRIVASKSNNSKSLSISSTSERNITSNKVRDSSVKKSHLAHSTDTKPSRKHQSTYSEKRGLSTIYIPKSNLIGNSSKGKKETIKEVTNKTISNNSVSTNKIDPQSKIRRNSRTLSSEEVKVLHSIMRKDNSKKEMPKKKEITTNVITKQENTNQNKHDDNYYADDFEEYESDFEECTDDEILEASESSSENEINLYQSPIELSTKEQQKVVHNANNHKMEEEDMHDSGHYELAEAKRRAMIIETMITKGLNIPLPLSDLQETNKDEDKLFENKSLPLSMDEGFEDTRSGDFTKLPSLSQVALIDFSKTKDNSNKKLITTEKLIKLKSRGKQLLTMIKLNTLTFSLLECAPVPYEEFIRNYGKLHTQQMYTQTGDDRSEAETQTIEICNVNKWTQFPISCKNYRNGNINLFAMEQAGVGSDDNINLGEVITKPSFDILQLNDFVRRAATVILSLLEEKKFGGTIFQNDVQEISESDGFVKFDINSITFLAGREVTIINYSESLNKVLLTIHAPYDDEIETVHNQKDITDYCIGCVWNICEPSLPTKLFYSTSPITACCFHPTNYNIVFAGLEDGSISLWDLKENEIWHHKVANNINDNDWIIRIPTYTTTGNPEISTHNSKIVAIRTLSKTEKVYTEMSKNKFIPIQLCSIDENGNFIIWSVFYNLESNVNDLGLSQWGNIRLIKSQDMSIQLNGNGTIIDMHIDNIDSNGLFVATDANEILHSTCFNCRVNPSAYKRHKIAPCGNTSCIEICPFKSSYFLVGCNDGTILLYSSNREKPILQLQHDNHKNKIIVLKWSRSKPSTVYILNNKSQIYTCNLQNNEMHYVSNSSLTKWGHINCMQLCSWKTEHDKVTQYLILGTNLGTVLVYKLKKESYCSEKAEFEKELHSFLNYITLL from the exons ATGTCTAAAAAG ggAACAACTAAAGTTGAAACTCATGGATATTCAAAGTCACAAAAGCTCAGTAGTCGTAAAAAAACCAATGATGAACAACAGCTTGAACTTCCTCAGACTTCCTCAAGTGGTTATGCATCAGGGAGTTCTTTCAAACAAAAGAAGCCTGGTTTTTCTCAAAAAGAAGTTTCGATGAATAGACAAGTATCAAATAGAATAGTAGCATCAAAATCTAATAATTCAAAATCTTTGTCTATATCAAGTAcatcggaaagaaatataacgaGCAATAAGGTACGAGATAGTAGTGTGAAAAAAAGTCATTTAGCTCATAGTACAGATACGAAGCCTTCAAGAAAGCATCAAAGCACATATTCTGAAAAAAGAGGATTGAGTACCATATATATACCAAAGTCAAATTTAATTGGTAATAGTTctaagggaaaaaaggaaactatAAAAGAAGttacaaataaaacaatatcaaataattctgtatcaacaaataaaattgatcCACAATCTAAAATACGAAGAAACTCTAGAACATTAAGCTcagaagaagtaaaagtatTACATTCAATTATGCGTAAAGACAATTCTAAAAAAGAGATGcctaaaaaaaaggaaataacaacGAATGTAATAACTAAACAAGAAAATACTAATCAAAATAAACACGATGACAATTATTATGCAGATGATTTTGag gAATATGAATCAGATTTTGAAGAATGTACAGATGACGAGATATTAGAGGCCAGTGAGAGTTCaagtgaaaatgaaattaatttatatcaaagtCCAATTGAACTTTCCACTAAAGAGCaa CAAAAAGTGGTACATAATGCAAACAATCATAAAATGGAAGAGGAAGATATGCATGATTCTGGTCATTATGAATTAGCCGAAGCAAAAAGAAGAGCaatgataatagaaacaatGATTACAAAAGGGCTGAATATACCATTACCATTATCAGATCTCcaagaaacaaataaaga TGAggataaattatttgaaaacaaGTCATTGCCATTGTCCATGGATGAGGGCTTCGAAGATACTAGATCTGGTGATTTTACAAAGTTACCATCTCTTTCACAAGTTGCATTGATTGACTTTTCTAaaactaaagataatagtaataaaaag ctaaTTACTActgaaaagttaataaaattaaagagcAGAGGAAAACAGCTATTAACTATGATAAAATTGAATACTttgacattttctttattggaATGTGCACCAGTACCATATGAggaatttattagaaattatggGAAATTACATACTCAACAG atgtatacgCAAACGGGCGACGATAGATCAGAAGCTGAAACACAGACGATTGAAATatgtaatgttaataaatggACACAATTTCCGATAAgttgtaaaaattatagaaatggaaatataaatttatttgctATG gaACAAGCTGGTGTTGGTAgtgatgataatatcaatcTGGGAGAAGTTATAACGAAGCCATCTTTTGATATATTGCAATTAAATGATTTTGTACGTCGTGCTGCCActgttatattatcattattagaagaaaaaaaatttggtgggactatttttcaaaatgatgtTCAAGAAATATCTGAAAGTGATGGTTTCGTCAAATTTGATATAAACTCAATAACATTCCTTGCTGGTAgagaagtaacaataataaattattcggaaagtttaaataaagttttattaaCTATTCATGCTCCCTATGAtgat gAAATTGAAACGGTACACAATCAGAAAGATATTACGGATTATTGCATTGGATGCGTATGGAATATTTGTGAACCATCTTTaccaacaaaattattttattctacgtcTCCTATTACTGCATGTTGTTTTCATCCAACCAACTACAACATTGTATTTGCCGGATTAGAGGATGG atcCATAAGCCTTTgggatttgaaagaaaatgaaatatggcATCACAAAGtagctaataatattaatgataacgattgGATTATAAGAATACCGACATATACAACAACAGGAAATCCAGAAATTTCAACACATAACTCAAAGATAGTTGCAATACGTACTTTGtctaaaacagaaaaagtatatacagAAATGAGTAAAAACAAATTCATACCTATACAg CTATGTAGCATAGATGAAAatggtaattttataatttggaGTGTGTTCTATAATTTGGAATCAAATGTCAATGATTTAGGCCTTAGTCAGTGGGGTAATATAAGGCTAATTAAAAGTCAAGACATGTCTATACAATTAAATGGCAATGGTACAATTATTGACATgcatatagataatatagatTCTAATGGTCTTTTTGTTGCAACTGATGCTAATGAAATATTGCATAGTACTTGCTTCAATTGCAGAGTAAATCCTTCAGCGTACAAACGACACAAAATAG CCCCATGTGGAAATACATCATGTATTGAAATATGTCCCTTCAAATCATCATATTTCTTG GTTGGTTGTAATGATGGTacaattcttctttattcatcGAACAGAGAAAAACCTATCTTACAGTTACAAcatgataatcataaaaataaaattatagtatTGAAATGGTCGAGATCTAAGCCATCAAcagtttatattttaaataataaatcaca aatatatacatgtaatttGCAAAATAATGAAATGCATTATGTAAGTAATTCTTCTTTAACAAAATGGGGACATATAAATTGTATGCAATTATGTTCTTGGAAAACTGAACATGATAAGGTTACCCAATATTTG atACTTGGAACAAATCTTGGTACTGTGTTAGtgtacaaattaaaaaaggaatctTATTGTTCTGAAAAAGctgaatttgaaaaagaattacatTCGTTTTTGAACTATATTACacttttataa
- the LOC124431713 gene encoding cytoplasmic dynein 2 intermediate chain 1 isoform X1: MSKKGTTKVETHGYSKSQKLSSRKKTNDEQQLELPQTSSSGYASGSSFKQKKPGFSQKEVSMNRQVSNRIVASKSNNSKSLSISSTSERNITSNKVRDSSVKKSHLAHSTDTKPSRKHQSTYSEKRGLSTIYIPKSNLIGNSSKGKKETIKEVTNKTISNNSVSTNKIDPQSKIRRNSRTLSSEEVKVLHSIMRKDNSKKEMPKKKEITTNVITKQENTNQNKHDDNYYADDFEEYESDFEECTDDEILEASESSSENEINLYQSPIELSTKEQQKVVHNANNHKMEEEDMHDSGHYELAEAKRRAMIIETMITKGLNIPLPLSDLQETNKDEDKLFENKSLPLSMDEGFEDTRSGDFTKLPSLSQVALIDFSKTKDNSNKKLITTEKLIKLKSRGKQLLTMIKLNTLTFSLLECAPVPYEEFIRNYGKLHTQQMYTQTGDDRSEAETQTIEICNVNKWTQFPISCKNYRNGNINLFAMEQAGVGSDDNINLGEVITKPSFDILQLNDFVRRAATVILSLLEEKKFGGTIFQNDVQEISESDGFVKFDINSITFLAGREVTIINYSESLNKVLLTIHAPYDDEIETVHNQKDITDYCIGCVWNICEPSLPTKLFYSTSPITACCFHPTNYNIVFAGLEDGSISLWDLKENEIWHHKVANNINDNDWIIRIPTYTTTGNPEISTHNSKIVAIRTLSKTEKVYTEMSKNKFIPIQLCSIDENGNFIIWSVFYNLESNVNDLGLSQWGNIRLIKSQDMSIQLNGNGTIIDMHIDNIDSNGLFVATDANEILHSTCFNCRVNPSAYKRHKIAPCGNTSCIEICPFKSSYFLVGCNDGTILLYSSNREKPILQLQHDNHKNKIIVLKWSRSKPSTVYILNNKSQIYTCNLQNNEMHYVSNSSLTKWGHINCMQLCSWKTEHDKVTQYLVCNKANIITSCASVIKLSLHKYIKIFSDTWNKSWYCVSVQIKKGILLF; the protein is encoded by the exons ATGTCTAAAAAG ggAACAACTAAAGTTGAAACTCATGGATATTCAAAGTCACAAAAGCTCAGTAGTCGTAAAAAAACCAATGATGAACAACAGCTTGAACTTCCTCAGACTTCCTCAAGTGGTTATGCATCAGGGAGTTCTTTCAAACAAAAGAAGCCTGGTTTTTCTCAAAAAGAAGTTTCGATGAATAGACAAGTATCAAATAGAATAGTAGCATCAAAATCTAATAATTCAAAATCTTTGTCTATATCAAGTAcatcggaaagaaatataacgaGCAATAAGGTACGAGATAGTAGTGTGAAAAAAAGTCATTTAGCTCATAGTACAGATACGAAGCCTTCAAGAAAGCATCAAAGCACATATTCTGAAAAAAGAGGATTGAGTACCATATATATACCAAAGTCAAATTTAATTGGTAATAGTTctaagggaaaaaaggaaactatAAAAGAAGttacaaataaaacaatatcaaataattctgtatcaacaaataaaattgatcCACAATCTAAAATACGAAGAAACTCTAGAACATTAAGCTcagaagaagtaaaagtatTACATTCAATTATGCGTAAAGACAATTCTAAAAAAGAGATGcctaaaaaaaaggaaataacaacGAATGTAATAACTAAACAAGAAAATACTAATCAAAATAAACACGATGACAATTATTATGCAGATGATTTTGag gAATATGAATCAGATTTTGAAGAATGTACAGATGACGAGATATTAGAGGCCAGTGAGAGTTCaagtgaaaatgaaattaatttatatcaaagtCCAATTGAACTTTCCACTAAAGAGCaa CAAAAAGTGGTACATAATGCAAACAATCATAAAATGGAAGAGGAAGATATGCATGATTCTGGTCATTATGAATTAGCCGAAGCAAAAAGAAGAGCaatgataatagaaacaatGATTACAAAAGGGCTGAATATACCATTACCATTATCAGATCTCcaagaaacaaataaaga TGAggataaattatttgaaaacaaGTCATTGCCATTGTCCATGGATGAGGGCTTCGAAGATACTAGATCTGGTGATTTTACAAAGTTACCATCTCTTTCACAAGTTGCATTGATTGACTTTTCTAaaactaaagataatagtaataaaaag ctaaTTACTActgaaaagttaataaaattaaagagcAGAGGAAAACAGCTATTAACTATGATAAAATTGAATACTttgacattttctttattggaATGTGCACCAGTACCATATGAggaatttattagaaattatggGAAATTACATACTCAACAG atgtatacgCAAACGGGCGACGATAGATCAGAAGCTGAAACACAGACGATTGAAATatgtaatgttaataaatggACACAATTTCCGATAAgttgtaaaaattatagaaatggaaatataaatttatttgctATG gaACAAGCTGGTGTTGGTAgtgatgataatatcaatcTGGGAGAAGTTATAACGAAGCCATCTTTTGATATATTGCAATTAAATGATTTTGTACGTCGTGCTGCCActgttatattatcattattagaagaaaaaaaatttggtgggactatttttcaaaatgatgtTCAAGAAATATCTGAAAGTGATGGTTTCGTCAAATTTGATATAAACTCAATAACATTCCTTGCTGGTAgagaagtaacaataataaattattcggaaagtttaaataaagttttattaaCTATTCATGCTCCCTATGAtgat gAAATTGAAACGGTACACAATCAGAAAGATATTACGGATTATTGCATTGGATGCGTATGGAATATTTGTGAACCATCTTTaccaacaaaattattttattctacgtcTCCTATTACTGCATGTTGTTTTCATCCAACCAACTACAACATTGTATTTGCCGGATTAGAGGATGG atcCATAAGCCTTTgggatttgaaagaaaatgaaatatggcATCACAAAGtagctaataatattaatgataacgattgGATTATAAGAATACCGACATATACAACAACAGGAAATCCAGAAATTTCAACACATAACTCAAAGATAGTTGCAATACGTACTTTGtctaaaacagaaaaagtatatacagAAATGAGTAAAAACAAATTCATACCTATACAg CTATGTAGCATAGATGAAAatggtaattttataatttggaGTGTGTTCTATAATTTGGAATCAAATGTCAATGATTTAGGCCTTAGTCAGTGGGGTAATATAAGGCTAATTAAAAGTCAAGACATGTCTATACAATTAAATGGCAATGGTACAATTATTGACATgcatatagataatatagatTCTAATGGTCTTTTTGTTGCAACTGATGCTAATGAAATATTGCATAGTACTTGCTTCAATTGCAGAGTAAATCCTTCAGCGTACAAACGACACAAAATAG CCCCATGTGGAAATACATCATGTATTGAAATATGTCCCTTCAAATCATCATATTTCTTG GTTGGTTGTAATGATGGTacaattcttctttattcatcGAACAGAGAAAAACCTATCTTACAGTTACAAcatgataatcataaaaataaaattatagtatTGAAATGGTCGAGATCTAAGCCATCAAcagtttatattttaaataataaatcaca aatatatacatgtaatttGCAAAATAATGAAATGCATTATGTAAGTAATTCTTCTTTAACAAAATGGGGACATATAAATTGTATGCAATTATGTTCTTGGAAAACTGAACATGATAAGGTTACCCAATATTTGGTATGTAATAAAGCTAATATCATTACATCATGTGCATCAGTAATAAAATTGTCgctacataaatatataaaaattttttcagatACTTGGAACAAATCTTGGTACTGTGTTAGtgtacaaattaaaaaaggaatctTATTGTTCTGA
- the LOC124431713 gene encoding cytoplasmic dynein 2 intermediate chain 1 isoform X3, with protein sequence MNRQVSNRIVASKSNNSKSLSISSTSERNITSNKVRDSSVKKSHLAHSTDTKPSRKHQSTYSEKRGLSTIYIPKSNLIGNSSKGKKETIKEVTNKTISNNSVSTNKIDPQSKIRRNSRTLSSEEVKVLHSIMRKDNSKKEMPKKKEITTNVITKQENTNQNKHDDNYYADDFEEYESDFEECTDDEILEASESSSENEINLYQSPIELSTKEQQKVVHNANNHKMEEEDMHDSGHYELAEAKRRAMIIETMITKGLNIPLPLSDLQETNKDEDKLFENKSLPLSMDEGFEDTRSGDFTKLPSLSQVALIDFSKTKDNSNKKLITTEKLIKLKSRGKQLLTMIKLNTLTFSLLECAPVPYEEFIRNYGKLHTQQMYTQTGDDRSEAETQTIEICNVNKWTQFPISCKNYRNGNINLFAMEQAGVGSDDNINLGEVITKPSFDILQLNDFVRRAATVILSLLEEKKFGGTIFQNDVQEISESDGFVKFDINSITFLAGREVTIINYSESLNKVLLTIHAPYDDEIETVHNQKDITDYCIGCVWNICEPSLPTKLFYSTSPITACCFHPTNYNIVFAGLEDGSISLWDLKENEIWHHKVANNINDNDWIIRIPTYTTTGNPEISTHNSKIVAIRTLSKTEKVYTEMSKNKFIPIQLCSIDENGNFIIWSVFYNLESNVNDLGLSQWGNIRLIKSQDMSIQLNGNGTIIDMHIDNIDSNGLFVATDANEILHSTCFNCRVNPSAYKRHKIAPCGNTSCIEICPFKSSYFLVGCNDGTILLYSSNREKPILQLQHDNHKNKIIVLKWSRSKPSTVYILNNKSQIYTCNLQNNEMHYVSNSSLTKWGHINCMQLCSWKTEHDKVTQYLVCNKANIITSCASVIKLSLHKYIKIFSDTWNKSWYCVSVQIKKGILLF encoded by the exons ATGAATAGACAAGTATCAAATAGAATAGTAGCATCAAAATCTAATAATTCAAAATCTTTGTCTATATCAAGTAcatcggaaagaaatataacgaGCAATAAGGTACGAGATAGTAGTGTGAAAAAAAGTCATTTAGCTCATAGTACAGATACGAAGCCTTCAAGAAAGCATCAAAGCACATATTCTGAAAAAAGAGGATTGAGTACCATATATATACCAAAGTCAAATTTAATTGGTAATAGTTctaagggaaaaaaggaaactatAAAAGAAGttacaaataaaacaatatcaaataattctgtatcaacaaataaaattgatcCACAATCTAAAATACGAAGAAACTCTAGAACATTAAGCTcagaagaagtaaaagtatTACATTCAATTATGCGTAAAGACAATTCTAAAAAAGAGATGcctaaaaaaaaggaaataacaacGAATGTAATAACTAAACAAGAAAATACTAATCAAAATAAACACGATGACAATTATTATGCAGATGATTTTGag gAATATGAATCAGATTTTGAAGAATGTACAGATGACGAGATATTAGAGGCCAGTGAGAGTTCaagtgaaaatgaaattaatttatatcaaagtCCAATTGAACTTTCCACTAAAGAGCaa CAAAAAGTGGTACATAATGCAAACAATCATAAAATGGAAGAGGAAGATATGCATGATTCTGGTCATTATGAATTAGCCGAAGCAAAAAGAAGAGCaatgataatagaaacaatGATTACAAAAGGGCTGAATATACCATTACCATTATCAGATCTCcaagaaacaaataaaga TGAggataaattatttgaaaacaaGTCATTGCCATTGTCCATGGATGAGGGCTTCGAAGATACTAGATCTGGTGATTTTACAAAGTTACCATCTCTTTCACAAGTTGCATTGATTGACTTTTCTAaaactaaagataatagtaataaaaag ctaaTTACTActgaaaagttaataaaattaaagagcAGAGGAAAACAGCTATTAACTATGATAAAATTGAATACTttgacattttctttattggaATGTGCACCAGTACCATATGAggaatttattagaaattatggGAAATTACATACTCAACAG atgtatacgCAAACGGGCGACGATAGATCAGAAGCTGAAACACAGACGATTGAAATatgtaatgttaataaatggACACAATTTCCGATAAgttgtaaaaattatagaaatggaaatataaatttatttgctATG gaACAAGCTGGTGTTGGTAgtgatgataatatcaatcTGGGAGAAGTTATAACGAAGCCATCTTTTGATATATTGCAATTAAATGATTTTGTACGTCGTGCTGCCActgttatattatcattattagaagaaaaaaaatttggtgggactatttttcaaaatgatgtTCAAGAAATATCTGAAAGTGATGGTTTCGTCAAATTTGATATAAACTCAATAACATTCCTTGCTGGTAgagaagtaacaataataaattattcggaaagtttaaataaagttttattaaCTATTCATGCTCCCTATGAtgat gAAATTGAAACGGTACACAATCAGAAAGATATTACGGATTATTGCATTGGATGCGTATGGAATATTTGTGAACCATCTTTaccaacaaaattattttattctacgtcTCCTATTACTGCATGTTGTTTTCATCCAACCAACTACAACATTGTATTTGCCGGATTAGAGGATGG atcCATAAGCCTTTgggatttgaaagaaaatgaaatatggcATCACAAAGtagctaataatattaatgataacgattgGATTATAAGAATACCGACATATACAACAACAGGAAATCCAGAAATTTCAACACATAACTCAAAGATAGTTGCAATACGTACTTTGtctaaaacagaaaaagtatatacagAAATGAGTAAAAACAAATTCATACCTATACAg CTATGTAGCATAGATGAAAatggtaattttataatttggaGTGTGTTCTATAATTTGGAATCAAATGTCAATGATTTAGGCCTTAGTCAGTGGGGTAATATAAGGCTAATTAAAAGTCAAGACATGTCTATACAATTAAATGGCAATGGTACAATTATTGACATgcatatagataatatagatTCTAATGGTCTTTTTGTTGCAACTGATGCTAATGAAATATTGCATAGTACTTGCTTCAATTGCAGAGTAAATCCTTCAGCGTACAAACGACACAAAATAG CCCCATGTGGAAATACATCATGTATTGAAATATGTCCCTTCAAATCATCATATTTCTTG GTTGGTTGTAATGATGGTacaattcttctttattcatcGAACAGAGAAAAACCTATCTTACAGTTACAAcatgataatcataaaaataaaattatagtatTGAAATGGTCGAGATCTAAGCCATCAAcagtttatattttaaataataaatcaca aatatatacatgtaatttGCAAAATAATGAAATGCATTATGTAAGTAATTCTTCTTTAACAAAATGGGGACATATAAATTGTATGCAATTATGTTCTTGGAAAACTGAACATGATAAGGTTACCCAATATTTGGTATGTAATAAAGCTAATATCATTACATCATGTGCATCAGTAATAAAATTGTCgctacataaatatataaaaattttttcagatACTTGGAACAAATCTTGGTACTGTGTTAGtgtacaaattaaaaaaggaatctTATTGTTCTGA